Below is a genomic region from Streptomyces sp. NBC_00461.
GCCCCAGGGCGGCGCCCCCGGTGGCGTCGTCGATCACCCGCGCCACCGAGCCCCCGCCGAGCACTGGCACGACGACGTCGCCCGGTTCGGTCAGCACGGCTTCCTCGTCGCTCTCGGGGAGCGCGCCTGAGGGTGCCGTCCCGGCGAGGACGTCGTGGTCGGTGAGGACGGGCACGCGCGCGTGGCCGCCGTTTCCGCCGGTGCGCATCACCAGGGCTCCCCCGCGCGCGAGTTCACCGACCGTGGTGAGCGGCCAGCGCGCCGGCCGCGCGGGATCCGCGGGGGGCGGGGTGAGGTCGGCGGTCAGGCGCAGGGTCTCGCCGAGGCGTTCACGTAGGGAGGTGAGTGAGTCGCCGCCGTCGGCCGCGGTCGGGGGCGGGAGGTGGCGGGCCGGGGCGAGGTCGACGTCGTCGTCGAGGAGGTCGATGACGGGGAGGGAGCGGGCCAGGCCGGGGCGCTCCTCGAACGTGCCGGCGCGGTCGAAGGCCCGCCAGGCGTCGAGGACGGCCTCACGCACGGCCCGCCAGTCCGGCCCACCGCGCCCTTCAGTGGCGTACTGCCCGGTGTCGGCGAGCAGCACCTCGGGCTGCGCGGGCGCCTTGTCGGGCCGGCGCAGCACCCACAGGTGAAGCGGGATGTTGTACGGGGGTGCCGCGCCGATCGGCAGGGTGATCACGGCGCGCAGCGCGCCGCGACGCAGCAGGTCCGCGCGGATACGGCGGCCGGAGCGGCGGGAGGCGGCGGCGGGCGGCATGAGGAGGACGGCGGTGCCGCGGTCCCTGAGGCGGGCGAGCGCGTGCTGCACCCAGGCCAGCTCCGACTCGTTGCGGGCCGGGAAGCCGTACTCCCAGCGGGGGTCGTAGGCGAGGTCGTCGTGGCCCCAGTTGCGTTCGTTGAACGGCGGGTGGCACAGGACGGCGTCGGCGCGCAGCTCGGGAAAGGCGTCGGCGCGCAGGGTGTCGCCCGCGGCGCCGCGCACGGTGGACCGGGCGTGCAGGGCGAGGCGGAGTGCGGTGAGCGCGGCGAGGTCGGGGGCGCTGTCCTGGGCGTACAGCTCCTGGTCGGGGCGGGGGGCGACGGCGCGGAGCAGGGCGCCGGTGCCGCAGGCGGGGTCGAGGAAGGTGCGGGCGGGGCCGGCGAGGTCGGCCATGAGGCCGGCGAGTTCGGCGGGGGTGAGCGTGTACTGGCGCGGGTTGGCGTCGAGGTGCCTGCCGAGCAGGAACTCGAAGGCCTGGCGGGCGCCCATCTCGGCGGCGAGTTCGGCGGCGCCGCGCAGGAGGGGGGCGGAGGGGAGGAGTTGGGGGCCGGCGGGGGCGTGAACGGCGGGCGGGGTGTTGGCGGGGTCCGGGGTGTTCACGGAGTCCCGGGCGTTCACGGGCTGCGGGCTGTTCACAGCGGGGGGCGCGTGAACCGGTGAGGCCGTGTGCGTGGCAGGTGGGGTGTTCACAGCTGTCTCTGCGCCTCCACCGGGCGGTGGCGTGTTCACAGCTGCTCCCGCCCCTCCACGGGGCGGTTCGGTGTGAACAGTCGGCTCCGGGCTTCCGGTCGACTGCGCGTGAACACCCGACGCCGCGCCACCGGCCGCGGCGCCGTGAACACCGCGGTGACTGTGAACACCGCGAGCGCCATGCGCACCGCGCCCCTTGGGCACCGCACCGAACCGCGGCACCAGCACCTCTTCCAGCGCTCCCTGCAACATCGCGGCCAGCCGTACGTCCGACCCGGCACTCACCTTGAGCCACACGGTCGGCCGGTCATGGATGAGCAGCAGGACGCAGCCGGCGTGCGTCAGCGCCGTGACCGGGCCCTCGGGGTGTCCGGCGAGTTGCTGCCAGACGCGTTCCCGCAGCGGGACCTCGGCGAGTTTGCCCTGCTTGCGCAGCCACGCCTCGACCTCGGTGAGCGCGAAGGACGGGCTCGTCTCGGTGCCGCCGACCGGCTTGGGGAAGTCGGCGTGCCGGCGGCGCCAGTTGCTGACGGCGGCGCGGCCCACGCCGGCGAGCCGGGCGATCCCGGCCGCGGTCACCTCTGTCGCGTTGTCCTGCACCCGCCGGCTCCCCTCGCCGCCCCGATCGTCGTGTGTGACGCCGAGCATACCGACGTGCGC
It encodes:
- a CDS encoding N-6 DNA methylase yields the protein MQDNATEVTAAGIARLAGVGRAAVSNWRRRHADFPKPVGGTETSPSFALTEVEAWLRKQGKLAEVPLRERVWQQLAGHPEGPVTALTHAGCVLLLIHDRPTVWLKVSAGSDVRLAAMLQGALEEVLVPRFGAVPKGRGAHGARGVHSHRGVHGAAAGGAASGVHAQSTGSPEPTVHTEPPRGGAGAAVNTPPPGGGAETAVNTPPATHTASPVHAPPAVNSPQPVNARDSVNTPDPANTPPAVHAPAGPQLLPSAPLLRGAAELAAEMGARQAFEFLLGRHLDANPRQYTLTPAELAGLMADLAGPARTFLDPACGTGALLRAVAPRPDQELYAQDSAPDLAALTALRLALHARSTVRGAAGDTLRADAFPELRADAVLCHPPFNERNWGHDDLAYDPRWEYGFPARNESELAWVQHALARLRDRGTAVLLMPPAAASRRSGRRIRADLLRRGALRAVITLPIGAAPPYNIPLHLWVLRRPDKAPAQPEVLLADTGQYATEGRGGPDWRAVREAVLDAWRAFDRAGTFEERPGLARSLPVIDLLDDDVDLAPARHLPPPTAADGGDSLTSLRERLGETLRLTADLTPPPADPARPARWPLTTVGELARGGALVMRTGGNGGHARVPVLTDHDVLAGTAPSGALPESDEEAVLTEPGDVVVPVLGGGSVARVIDDATGGAALGRNLVLLRPDPAALDPWFLAGFLRGTANNRQASSYASTATRLDVRRLQLPRLALDEQRRYGAHFRALDDFERALRQAGRLGEQLVRGMYDGLTDGTVAPADR